The following are encoded in a window of Pirellulales bacterium genomic DNA:
- a CDS encoding acyl-CoA/acyl-ACP dehydrogenase, whose amino-acid sequence MAQHHLIIAPEDPGFDDLCRRLAERANELDFSGQWPGEQLRELGKAGVYRWFVPTEWGGFGWSESQLVQGYIRLGAACLTTAFILTQRSGAVRRIVECSNETAKRELLPALVEGSAFATVGISHLTTSRRHLAKPVLQVWQSEDGFVLDGYSPWVTGGAHANTVVIGATLDDGRQVLLALPTSLPGVHALPHSQLVGLTASHTGRFDCNKVHVGRQWLLDGPSQNVMAGRGGTKTGGLQTSALAVGLATAAIEFLEHESEQRADLAEPTANLRSELESVQRQLVDLAAGNAACSSDDLRRRANSLVLRATQAALAAAKGSGYLANHPAGRWCREALFFLVWSCPQPVMAANLCELAGLLG is encoded by the coding sequence GTGGCGCAACACCATTTAATCATCGCTCCTGAAGATCCGGGGTTCGACGACCTTTGTCGCCGTCTGGCGGAGCGCGCCAACGAGTTGGATTTCTCGGGCCAGTGGCCTGGCGAGCAATTGCGAGAACTGGGCAAGGCTGGTGTTTATCGCTGGTTTGTACCAACCGAGTGGGGCGGGTTTGGCTGGAGCGAGAGCCAACTGGTGCAAGGCTATATTCGGCTGGGTGCCGCTTGTTTGACGACTGCCTTCATTCTCACACAGCGCAGCGGGGCCGTCCGGCGGATTGTCGAATGCAGCAATGAAACGGCCAAGCGAGAATTGCTACCGGCGCTCGTCGAGGGGTCGGCCTTCGCCACCGTCGGCATTTCACATTTGACCACTAGCCGGCGGCATTTGGCCAAGCCGGTATTGCAAGTGTGGCAGTCAGAGGATGGGTTTGTGCTGGACGGATACAGCCCGTGGGTTACGGGCGGAGCGCACGCCAACACCGTGGTGATCGGAGCGACTCTCGACGACGGCCGGCAGGTGTTGCTGGCTTTGCCCACCTCGCTGCCGGGCGTCCATGCGCTGCCGCACTCACAGCTTGTGGGGCTAACCGCGAGCCACACGGGACGCTTTGATTGCAACAAGGTCCACGTCGGCCGTCAGTGGCTGCTCGATGGCCCTTCACAGAATGTGATGGCGGGCCGCGGCGGCACGAAAACGGGCGGGCTGCAAACATCGGCGCTGGCGGTGGGTTTGGCGACGGCCGCGATCGAGTTTTTGGAGCATGAAAGCGAGCAGCGGGCCGATTTGGCCGAGCCGACGGCCAATTTGCGAAGCGAACTGGAGAGCGTCCAGCGCCAACTGGTAGACTTGGCGGCCGGCAACGCCGCTTGCTCGTCGGACGACCTTCGCAGGCGAGCCAACAGCCTCGTGCTGCGAGCCACGCAAGCCGCCCTGGCAGCCGCCAAAGGGAGCGGCTACCTCGCCAATCATCCGGCTGGCCGCTGGTGCCGCGAGGCGCTGTTCTTTTTGGTCTGGAGCTGCCCGCAACCTGTGATGGCGGCAAACCTGTGCGAACTTGCGGGGCTGCTGGGATAG
- a CDS encoding DUF1080 domain-containing protein, with amino-acid sequence MKIMLASFACAVLVSVSTANIGHCASGSSKPSQDGWVNMFDGQTLKGWKVSTDHPESFKVVDGAIVANGDVAHLYYETEKPFVNFEFEADVMTKPKSNSGIYFHTKYQDVGWPKYGYECQVNATHDDPKKTASLYGVENLAKAPHDDNEWFKYDIRVEGRHIVIKINDKLALDYTEPAGKKPGEDFTRVVDRGTIALQAHDPGSTVMYKNLRIRRLP; translated from the coding sequence ATGAAAATAATGCTTGCCAGCTTTGCGTGCGCTGTGTTGGTTTCTGTATCGACCGCCAACATCGGCCACTGCGCCAGTGGCAGTTCCAAGCCCAGCCAAGACGGCTGGGTCAACATGTTCGACGGCCAGACGCTCAAAGGCTGGAAGGTTAGCACCGATCACCCCGAGAGCTTCAAAGTGGTCGATGGCGCGATCGTGGCCAACGGCGACGTCGCCCACTTGTATTACGAAACGGAGAAGCCGTTCGTGAATTTCGAATTCGAGGCCGACGTGATGACCAAGCCCAAGAGCAACTCGGGAATTTATTTTCACACCAAGTACCAAGATGTCGGCTGGCCAAAGTACGGCTATGAATGCCAGGTGAACGCCACGCACGACGACCCGAAGAAGACGGCCAGCCTGTATGGCGTCGAGAACCTGGCGAAAGCGCCACACGACGACAATGAGTGGTTTAAGTACGATATTCGCGTCGAAGGGCGGCATATTGTCATCAAGATCAACGACAAACTGGCGCTCGACTATACCGAGCCGGCGGGAAAGAAGCCGGGCGAGGATTTCACGCGCGTCGTCGATCGGGGGACGATCGCGTTGCAAGCGCACGATCCCGGCAGCACGGTGATGTATAAGAATTTGCGGATTCGCAGATTGCCGTGA
- a CDS encoding DUF1501 domain-containing protein gives MHPFYEHQLLATRRTFLGGAGLAVGATALGSLLAADGRAAANSAAPARAGGLQSVPHITPKAKRVIYLMMSGAPSQVDLLDYKPNLVPLRGEELPESVHMGQRLTTMTSGQKNKAVLPSISPFRRRGQSGAWISDWLEHTGSIADDLCIIKSMHTDAINHAPAVTFWLTGAELPGRPSTGAWLSYGLGSESADLPAYIVLTSRDKEASCGQLFLEHYWGNGFLPSRFQGVKFRSGTDPVLYVSNPDGVDAKTRRTWLDYLGKLNEQKMHAAGDPEIATRIAQYEMAYRMQSSIPELADISDEPDHILDMYGPQVREPGSYARNCLLARRLSERGVRFIQLMHSGWDQHRNLPTQLVVQCKDTDQPSAALVKDLKQRGLLDDTIIVWGGEFGRTVFAQGNIDDPKIHGRDHHPRCFAMWLAGGGFKPGQSYGQTDDFSYNVAENPVSFFDLNATILHQLGIDHERLTFRFQGRDFRLTDVHGKIVGDLLT, from the coding sequence ATGCACCCTTTTTACGAACATCAACTGCTCGCGACCCGTCGCACTTTTCTCGGCGGCGCGGGTTTAGCGGTTGGAGCGACGGCGCTCGGCAGCCTGCTGGCTGCCGACGGTCGTGCCGCTGCGAATTCCGCGGCACCTGCGCGCGCCGGCGGCTTGCAGAGTGTGCCGCACATCACTCCAAAGGCCAAGCGGGTGATCTATCTGATGATGTCGGGGGCGCCTTCGCAGGTGGATCTATTGGATTACAAGCCCAATCTCGTGCCGCTGCGCGGTGAAGAATTGCCCGAATCGGTCCACATGGGGCAGCGCCTCACGACGATGACGTCGGGGCAGAAAAACAAAGCCGTGCTGCCGAGCATCAGTCCTTTCCGCCGGCGCGGCCAAAGCGGCGCGTGGATTTCCGATTGGCTCGAACACACCGGCTCGATCGCCGACGATTTGTGCATCATAAAATCGATGCACACCGATGCGATCAATCACGCTCCAGCCGTTACATTCTGGCTGACGGGCGCGGAATTGCCCGGCCGCCCCAGCACCGGCGCCTGGCTCAGCTATGGCCTGGGAAGCGAAAGCGCCGATCTGCCGGCGTACATTGTGCTCACGTCGCGCGACAAAGAAGCCTCGTGCGGTCAGCTTTTTCTGGAACATTACTGGGGCAACGGTTTTTTGCCGTCGCGCTTTCAAGGGGTCAAGTTCCGTTCGGGGACGGATCCAGTGCTGTATGTAAGTAATCCCGACGGCGTCGACGCAAAGACTCGCCGCACCTGGCTCGATTACCTCGGCAAGCTGAACGAGCAAAAAATGCACGCGGCCGGCGACCCTGAAATCGCCACCCGCATCGCCCAATACGAAATGGCCTACCGCATGCAGTCCTCCATTCCGGAATTGGCCGACATCAGCGACGAGCCAGACCACATCCTCGACATGTACGGCCCGCAAGTTCGCGAGCCGGGATCCTACGCCCGGAACTGCCTGCTGGCTCGCCGTCTGTCGGAGCGCGGCGTGCGGTTCATTCAACTGATGCATAGCGGCTGGGACCAGCACAGGAATTTGCCCACGCAACTCGTCGTGCAGTGCAAAGACACCGACCAGCCGTCGGCCGCACTGGTGAAGGATCTGAAACAGCGCGGCCTGCTGGACGACACGATTATCGTCTGGGGGGGCGAATTTGGCCGCACAGTGTTCGCTCAAGGAAACATCGACGACCCGAAAATTCACGGCCGCGATCATCATCCTCGCTGTTTTGCCATGTGGCTTGCCGGCGGCGGCTTCAAGCCGGGGCAAAGCTATGGCCAGACCGACGATTTCAGCTACAACGTCGCGGAAAACCCGGTCAGCTTCTTCGACCTGAACGCCACGATCTTGCACCAACTGGGCATCGACCACGAGCGTCTCACCTTCCGCTTTCAAGGCCGCGATTTCCGCCTGACGGATGTACATGGAAAAATTGTCGGTGACTTGCTCACGTAG
- a CDS encoding DUF1553 domain-containing protein, giving the protein MYARSTIRLWSSTLNVAAVVALAVGGAAAEEAKVKFSREVRPILAGKCLKCHGPDEAQRQSGLRLDQREAAIGKGDSERLAILPGKPDESELIRRISSTDASEIMPPPEEKKPLTPEQIDTLRRWVEQGAEYESHWAFATPTKPEVPRVEGAKGSGFGVQSSEANGQNPASNKDSASRIQTPAFRVFNEIDAFICDRLQREGLTMSPAADKATLLRRVTFDLTGLPPTIDELEAFLSDDSPNAYEKVVDRLLHSSRYGERMVLEWLDAARYADTNGYQGDQTRTMWPWRDWVIKALNDNMPFDRFTIEQLAGDLLPGATLEQRIATGFNRNHPLNGEGGRIPEESRNDYVMDRVETLGTVWLGLTIGCCRCHDHKYDPVTQREYYQLFAYFNQVAEIGGVDAGGNAKPVMRMDTADVKQRLAGLRGGLEAAQQKLDNVLSQMDAGQADWERTLTDDDLQNLPQRIRRALTTASDQRTQDDRNAIQDFYRDELANDRKLYQEAKRARREWDEYEQKIPETMVMEELPQARETWILIRGIYDKHGDRVEAGVPSILPPLPEGAPKNRLALAKWLVDPANPLTARVTVNRYWQMFFGTGLVKTAEDFGVQGEFPSHLELLDWLAVRFIESGWDVKAMHRLIVTSAAYRQSSNVTSELEQVDPENRLLARGPRFRLSSYALRDQALAVSGLLVEKVGGPSVKPYMPGGVWEDASLGKISYERDKGDGLYRRSLYTFWRRIASPTMFFDASSRQICTVRVPRTNTPLQALLLMNDVQHVEAARNLASRAMEKCDDADQRLDLAFRLCTARHATDKEQEMLLAALEDFQKHFRDNKDAAERLIHEGDSPRPKDIDPQELAAYTMAISLIMNLDETLTKE; this is encoded by the coding sequence ATGTACGCGAGATCGACGATTCGGCTCTGGTCCTCGACGCTCAACGTTGCCGCAGTCGTTGCACTAGCGGTTGGCGGTGCAGCGGCTGAGGAAGCAAAGGTAAAATTCTCGCGTGAAGTCCGGCCCATTCTTGCCGGCAAGTGTTTGAAGTGTCACGGGCCAGACGAAGCGCAGCGGCAGTCGGGGCTGCGGCTGGATCAGCGAGAAGCGGCCATCGGTAAGGGAGATTCCGAGCGTCTTGCGATCCTTCCTGGCAAGCCAGACGAAAGCGAACTGATTCGACGAATCTCTTCAACCGACGCATCGGAAATCATGCCGCCGCCGGAAGAGAAGAAGCCGCTCACGCCGGAGCAGATCGACACGTTGCGGCGATGGGTCGAACAAGGGGCGGAGTACGAGTCGCACTGGGCATTTGCGACGCCGACGAAGCCCGAAGTGCCGCGAGTGGAAGGAGCCAAGGGCTCTGGGTTCGGAGTTCAGAGTTCAGAAGCGAATGGGCAGAATCCCGCGAGCAACAAGGATTCAGCATCCAGGATCCAGACGCCGGCCTTTCGCGTTTTCAATGAAATCGATGCGTTTATTTGCGATCGGCTGCAGCGCGAAGGTCTAACAATGTCGCCGGCGGCCGACAAGGCGACGCTGCTGCGGCGGGTGACGTTTGATTTGACGGGCCTGCCGCCGACGATCGACGAACTCGAGGCGTTTCTGTCGGACGACTCGCCCAACGCCTACGAAAAGGTGGTCGATCGACTGCTCCATTCATCGCGCTACGGCGAGCGGATGGTGCTCGAATGGCTCGATGCTGCGCGATATGCCGATACGAACGGCTATCAAGGAGACCAAACGCGAACGATGTGGCCGTGGCGCGATTGGGTGATTAAGGCACTCAACGACAACATGCCGTTCGATCGGTTCACGATCGAGCAGCTTGCCGGCGATCTGCTGCCGGGCGCGACGCTGGAGCAGAGAATTGCCACCGGCTTCAATCGCAATCATCCACTCAACGGCGAAGGAGGCCGCATTCCGGAAGAATCGCGCAATGACTATGTCATGGACCGCGTCGAAACGCTCGGCACGGTATGGCTCGGCCTGACGATCGGCTGCTGTCGCTGCCACGACCACAAGTACGATCCGGTAACGCAGCGCGAGTATTACCAGCTTTTCGCGTATTTTAATCAAGTTGCCGAGATCGGGGGCGTCGATGCCGGCGGCAACGCCAAGCCGGTGATGCGCATGGACACCGCGGACGTGAAGCAGCGATTGGCCGGGCTGCGCGGCGGATTAGAAGCAGCGCAGCAAAAGCTCGACAACGTGCTATCGCAAATGGATGCTGGCCAGGCCGACTGGGAACGTACGCTCACCGACGACGACCTTCAAAATTTGCCGCAGCGGATCCGCCGCGCCTTGACGACCGCTAGCGACCAGCGCACTCAGGACGATCGAAACGCGATCCAAGACTTCTATCGCGACGAATTGGCCAATGACCGAAAGCTGTATCAAGAGGCGAAGCGCGCGCGGCGGGAATGGGACGAGTATGAACAAAAAATCCCCGAAACGATGGTGATGGAAGAGCTGCCGCAGGCTCGCGAAACGTGGATACTCATCCGCGGCATTTACGACAAACACGGCGATCGAGTCGAGGCTGGCGTGCCGTCGATTTTGCCTCCGCTGCCGGAGGGGGCGCCGAAAAACCGGCTGGCGCTGGCCAAATGGCTGGTCGATCCGGCCAATCCGCTGACCGCCCGCGTGACCGTGAACCGTTATTGGCAGATGTTCTTTGGCACGGGGCTGGTGAAGACGGCCGAAGACTTCGGCGTGCAAGGCGAGTTTCCTTCCCATCTCGAATTACTCGACTGGCTCGCCGTCCGGTTCATTGAAAGCGGCTGGGACGTGAAGGCCATGCATCGCCTGATCGTCACCAGCGCCGCGTATCGCCAATCATCCAACGTGACCTCGGAATTGGAACAAGTCGATCCGGAAAACCGCTTGCTTGCTCGCGGCCCGCGATTTCGGCTGTCGTCTTATGCCCTGCGCGATCAAGCGCTGGCTGTCAGCGGTTTGCTCGTCGAAAAAGTCGGCGGCCCGTCGGTCAAACCGTATATGCCCGGTGGAGTTTGGGAAGATGCCAGTTTGGGAAAAATCAGTTACGAGCGAGACAAGGGAGATGGACTATACCGGCGGAGCTTGTACACGTTCTGGCGTCGTATTGCCAGCCCCACGATGTTTTTCGACGCCTCGTCGCGGCAGATTTGCACCGTACGCGTGCCGCGGACTAACACGCCGCTGCAAGCGCTGCTCTTGATGAACGATGTGCAACACGTCGAAGCGGCACGAAATCTGGCTTCGCGGGCGATGGAAAAATGCGACGATGCCGATCAGCGGCTCGATTTGGCGTTCCGGCTCTGCACTGCGCGGCACGCCACCGACAAAGAGCAGGAAATGCTGCTCGCGGCGCTCGAAGATTTCCAAAAACATTTTCGCGACAACAAAGACGCGGCCGAAAGGCTTATCCACGAAGGCGATTCACCGCGACCGAAAGACATCGACCCGCAAGAGCTCGCAGCCTATACAATGGCCATCAGCTTGATCATGAATCTAGATGAAACGTTGACGAAAGAGTGA
- a CDS encoding site-specific DNA-methyltransferase produces the protein MVHLTEKPVEFAVRAIQYSSLSGANVLDLFGGSDSTLIGYEQTGRKAFLTELDPLYCDVIVQRWEKFTGRKAERWSIAHADAVVELAGRKDWYPLKVAQRQELFIASNQVVGLTSDNRSQDGQVISVSECVRGNGRWRNHVALLAEHFNNGRGLFFGGFELPDAVLGELDQDVL, from the coding sequence TTGGTGCATCTCACAGAGAAGCCGGTCGAGTTCGCCGTGCGGGCGATCCAGTACTCGTCGCTTAGCGGCGCCAACGTGCTCGACCTGTTCGGCGGCAGCGACTCGACGCTCATCGGCTACGAGCAGACTGGGCGGAAGGCGTTCCTCACGGAACTCGACCCGTTGTACTGCGACGTGATCGTCCAGCGCTGGGAGAAATTCACGGGGCGGAAAGCGGAACGATGGTCAATCGCTCACGCGGATGCGGTCGTAGAACTCGCGGGGCGAAAGGATTGGTATCCCTTGAAAGTCGCCCAACGCCAAGAGTTATTTATCGCCAGTAACCAGGTAGTCGGCCTGACCAGCGACAACCGTTCCCAAGATGGGCAAGTCATCAGTGTCAGCGAATGCGTCCGAGGAAACGGGCGCTGGAGAAACCATGTCGCTTTGTTGGCGGAGCATTTCAACAACGGCCGCGGCCTGTTCTTCGGTGGC